The following is a genomic window from Acidobacteriota bacterium.
GCCTGCGGAGCTACGACCTGGGTGCCGCTCTTTTTCAGCTTCTTCACCTGAGCCGGATCCAGGTGGTCACCATGAATGTCGGTGATGAGGATCAGGTCGGCCTTGGGCAGTCCCGTATAGTCTCCCCGGCCCCAGGGATCGATGTGGATGACCTTGCCCTTGAACTCCAGCATCAGGCTGCCGTGAGTCACCGGGGTGATCTTGAGCACTCCCTCGCTTGTCTGGACCGAGTCGGTGGAGCCAGCCAGCAGGTTGGCCGCGGGAGATAGCAGGACAATCGTCAATGCAAAGTTTTTCATGGCTGTTTCTCCGCAATGAGACTCAATGTGGTTCCGTGGACTCGATCTCGAGGGCTCGGGATGAGTCTTACTCGCCCAGGATCTTTACCAGGACTCTCTTTTTTCTTCTGCCGTCGAACTCGCCGTAAAAGATCTGTTCCCAGGTGCCGAAGTCCAGCCTCCCGTTGGTAATGGCTACCACCACTTCCCGGCCCATGATCTGGCGCTTGAGATGAGCGTCCGCGTTGTCTTCGCCGGTTTCGTTGTGTCGATACTGTCGTACCGGCTCATGGGGCGCCGTCTTTTCCAGCCAGGCTTCGTAGTCGTGATGGAGTCCCGGTTCGTCGTCGTTGATGAACACCGAAGCGGTGATGTGCATGGCGTTGACCAACACCAGGCCCTCGCGAATCCCGCTCTCCCGCAGGCAGGATTCAACCTGACGGGTAATATTGACGAATGCGCGGCGGGAGGGAATTTCAAACCACAGTTCTTTTCGGTAGCTTTTCATGGTCTTTTGACCCCTGCCGGCAGCCTTGGCTCAGGGCTCAAGTCTTTCCACGACCCACTGGGATTCCGCCTGGCGGCGGTAGCGCAGCCGGTCGTTCAGGCGGTCGGGGCGGCCCTGCCAGAACTCAATTTGGTCAGGGGAGAGACAGTATCCTCCCCAGAACGGTGGGAGGGGAATGTCGCCGTCGCCGAATCGGGCTTGAAAGCCTTGCATTCGCTCTTCCAGCACCCGGCGGTCTTCGATCACCTGGCTCTGGTGAGAAGCCCAGGCGCTGAGCCTGCTGCCGGCCGGCCGGCTCTCGAAGTAGCGCGCCGATGCCTCCCGCGAGATTCGCTCGACACTTCCGGAGACGCGCACCTGTCGGGCCAGCTCCACCCAGGCCAACACCAGGGCGGCTCGAGGGTTATCGGCCAGATCCCGGGCCTTGGGGCTCCCGTAGTTGGTGAAGAAGATGAATCCGCGCTCCTCCACTCCCTTCAGCAGCACCATGCGGGCCGAAGGCTTCCCCTGACGACTGGCCGTTGCCAGACAGGCCGCGCCCGGCTCGAAGACCCCGGCGTCGGTGGCATCCTGAGACCACTGCTCGAACTGCAGGATCGGATCGGCGTTCAGGTCCGTTTCGCTCAGGCCTGCCCGGCTGTAGCGTTCTCGAATCTCGTCGATGGACATCCGCTTCCGAGAGGGAGTTTGCCCGACCGAAGTTCCTGAATCGCAACTGATTGGGATCTTCAGAAGGGCTCGAATTATAGCAGATTGAAGCCGCTGGGCGGGCCAGTCGCTTGTACCCGGACGTGCTCCTCCGGAAGCGCCGGTGCAAGGGGGCCGAAGGAGCAAATTCGGTGCCCGCCGGTCGAGGAATCATGGATAATAGGCGGATCTTAACGACAGGGGAGAACCACCATGCCGCCAATCAAGATCGACCTCTACAGCGACACCGTCACCCGGCCGACAGCCCCCATGCGGAAGTTCATGTCCGAGGCCGAGGTCGGAGATGAGCAAAAGTTTGAAGATCCGACCGTCAATTTGCTGCAGGAGAGGGTAGCCGAACTGCTGGGCAAGGAGGCTGGACTCTATCTGCCTTCGGGCACCATGTGCAACCAGATTGCCTTCAGAATTCACTGCCGCCCGGGAGACGAGGTGCTGCTGCATCGCACGGCCCATCCCCTGATCTCGGAAGCGGGAGGACTGGCGGCCCTCTCCAGCGCCATCCCGACCGGCCTGGAGGCTCGAAGGGGGGTCTTCAGCGCCGAGCAGGTCAGGGCGGCCATCCGGCCGCTCAACCGCTATGCCCCGTGCACGCGGGTGGTTTCCATCGAGCAGACCTCCAATTCCGGGGGAGGCACTCCCTGGCCGGTCCAGGCCATTGAAGAGGTAGCCACGGTCGCCCGCGAACATGGCCTGATCCTTCACATGGACGGGGCTCGGCTGTTCAACGCCGTGGTGGCTACCGGGACGCCGGCCCGGGACTTTGCCGCCCCTTTCGATACTGTCTGGGTGGATTTCAGCAAGGGACTGGGAGCGCCGGTGGGTGCCGTGCTGGCGGGGCGCCGGGAACTGATCGAGGAGGCCTGGGTGTGGAAGCAGCGCCTGGGCGGGGCCATGCGGCAGGCCGGAATCATTGCCGCCGGGGCGCTCTATGCGCTGGAGCACCACATCGAGCGCCTGGCCGAAGACCACGCCAACGCCAAGGTCCTGGCCGAGGGTCTGGCGGACATTCCGGGGGTTACCCTGGACCCAGCCGAGGTCGAAACCAACCTGGTGTTCTTCGAAGTGTCCGAGCCGGCGTCGGTCGTGCTGGGCCGACTGCTGGAGCAGGGCGTGCGAGTGAGCCAGCCGGGTCCGCATCGCCTGCGTGCCGTCACCCACCTGGATATCTCCCGCCAAGACGTGGAAGAGGCCCTTCAAGTCGCCCGGCGGTGTCTCGCCTAGATCGAGCGGATGGCAGAGGTTCCATGTCCAAGAAAGGTTTGATCGTCGCCGGCATGGTGGTCTGCCTGGCCGCTATGCCCGTACTCCTGGTTGGGCAGCAGCAGGTCGGGGGCCTCCGGGTCGTCCTGATCGACCCGAGCGGCGGCCTCATTCCCGGAGCCGAAGTCGAATTCAGGGGTTCGGCGCTGATTCGACCGGTCTTCGGCCTCTCCGACGATCAGGGACTGATTGTCAATAACAGTCTGCCACCGGGGACCTACACCCTGACCGCCCGCTGTCCGGGATTCCAGACCGCGGTGAAGGAAGAGGTGGTGGTCCGGGTCGGGCGGAGTTACTCGGTCGAGATGGCCCTGGAGGTCGGCCGCGTCGAAAGCACCATCGTGGTGGAGGGGGGCGGGGCGGCAATTGATACCTTCAAGAGCGAGGCAGCCTCGATCTACACGGGTGAAGGGCTGACCAACGCCGCCGGTGGGCGGGATTTCACCGACTACGCCCGCTTCGCCCCCAGCGTCAATTTCGAAGCGCTGTCGGGAAGCGTGACCTATAGAGGACAGAGGGTCCACGGAATCTCGGTTGACGGTTCCTCTGGCGCCGAGAACGTCTTTTACGTGGACGGTGTCGATACCACCAGCATGTACAACGGGCTGAACAACCAGAAGCTGCGTGTCGAAACCGTGGAGGAGTTCCAGTTGAAGACCGCCGGATACGAAGCGGAATTCGGCGGCGCCATGGGGGGCGTGCTCAGTGCTCGAACCCGGAGCGGTTCCAATGAATTTCACGGCAGCCTGCTGTGGTACGGCAGCGGAAGCGCGCTGACGGGCAGGCCGAGGAAGCGCCTGAGGCTCGATCCTACTCAGTCGGTCGACGTGGCCGAATATGTCTTGGATCCGGAAGACGGCGACCTGACTCACGAATTCGGCTTCACTCTGGGCGGTCCTCTTTGGCGAGACCGGGTCTGGTTCTTCGGAGGACTCCTGTCGGAACTCCGGAATCGGAGGCGCTCGGTCGCGTTTACCTCCGGAGAAGCCGGGCGATTTCAGCGCAAGGACCGGTTGCGCAGCATTCCGGTCAAGATCGATTTCCAGCCTGCCGAGAAAGTCCGGTTGATGGCATCGGCGGTGGCGGACCGGTTGGACTGGAAGGGAGGACTGCCCCATCTCGACGGGACTTCGAACCCGGCGTTCCAATGGGCGGAAGAGGGCTTTGAATACCCGGGCTACACCCTCACGGGAGCCGCCATGATCGCCTTGAGCCCATTCCTGGCGGTGGACGCCCGGTGGGGACTGAATGCCATCCAGACCGAACAACTGCTCGGTCCGGCGCAGGTGCGTCACAGGTTCCCCGAGTCGCCCGGACTGATCGGATACTCACCCGATGACGCCTTGTACCGACCCCGTGGTTTTTCCACCATCGGACATGGTGCAAGCTTCAACACGTCTCAGGATTTTCAGAAAAAGAGCACCGTTTCCCTGAGCGGCAGCTATGTGACCCGCGGGGCCGGCCAACACAACCTGAGATTTGGCTGGCAGTTCAACGGGCTGGCGCACGATATCAACGATGCCTACCAGTTCGACTATATCCTCCACTACTACACCCGACCCTACAACATGGTGAACGGGACGGTTCGTACCAGCACCTGCACCGGCCCCAACGGCGATGTCTACGATCCTTGCGGTTACTACGAACTGCGGACGCCGTTCGGCGTGGTGGCCAACGCCGGCACCCACCGGCATGCTCTCTTCGTTCAGGACGCCTGGACGGTAGGCGGCGCGCTAACGTTGAATCTCGGGCTGCGCCTCGAGCGCGAGGAGATTCCGTCCTTTAGCGATCTTCCGGAATTTTCCAGTGCGGTGTTCCGGTGGAACTTCCCTGACAAGGTCGCGCCTCGGGCCGGTCTGGCCTATGACGTGCTGGGCAACGCCAAGCTGAAGTTGTTCGGCAGTTGGGGATGGTTTTACGACGCCATGAAGCTTGAAATGGCCCAGGGATCGTTCGGTGGGTTCAAGTGGTTGAGCCACTACTACCTGATGGACGACAGTGCGCTCGATTGGACCCGCATCGGCGGGCTGTCGGGTCAGGGAAATTATCCGGGAACCTATGTCGAGACGAGAAACTGGCGTATTCCCTCGTTCGAGGATCTGGACCCCGATCTCAAGCCCATGCGAATGACGGGGACCGTAGCCGGATTCGAGTACGAAGCCGCCCCGGACCATGTGATTTCGGTCCGTTACTCCCGCAAGAACCTTGACCAGGCGATCGAGGATGTTGGCCGCCAGACCCCGGCCGGCGAAGCCTACTACATCACCAACCCGGGTCGTGGCCTCTCGGTCGAGAGGTTTGTCGAAGTCGGCCTTCCGCCCACGCCCAGACCGAAAAGGACCTACAACGCCATTGAATTCCGCTTGCGAAGGGCGTTGGGCCACAACTGGCTTGCAGATGTTGCCTACGTGAACTCCAGGCTTCACGGTCTCTATTCGGGCCTGGGCAGCTCGGACGAGAACGGACGCCTCAGTCCCAACGTCAATCGCGATTTCGATCTCTGGTTTCTCAACTACGACTCCAGGGGCAACCTGATCGATGGACCGCTGGGCACCGACAGAACCCATCAGCTCAAGGTCCATTGGACCTATGTCATGCCGTGGGACATGGAAGTCGGAGGATTCTTCTCAGCCATGAGCGGAGCGCCGATCAGTCGGACAGTCGATCTGGAACACGTGGACGTCATGGTGAACAACCGGGGCAGCGACGGCAGAAATCCAGCCTGGACTCAGACGGACCTCTCCCTGGTCCAGCGTTTCCATCCTTTTTCAGACGAGACGCGATCGCTCGAAATCAATCTCAACGTCATCAACCTCTTCAATCAAGGGACGCCCTTGAGGACCTTTCGGAGCCTCTTCCGCCAGTCCCTTCCCCTGTGGCAACCGGGCGACCCCGTCTCGCAAGTCCTGGACGGCTACGACTACCAGGCGATCGCGGCCTCTCAGGGCGCGACCCGGGACCCGCGCTTCCTGCAGCATGACCGATTCCTGGATCCGATCTCGGCGCGCTTCGGGATCCGTTTCGTCTTTTGAGGAACTGTCTCGGGGAGAAATGAGGAACAAGGTGGAACTGATGCCCTACCACATCGTAGCGGTCAATTTCGAGGGGATTGGTCAGGCTGAGGGGGTTGCCTTCCCACCGTCAATCGGACCGGGGGCCGCGACCTGTGTCATCAGGTCCTCGTTCCATTCGCCTTGCACATTGACGTGGGCCAGTGCACCCAGTTCTACCGCCTCGATCAAGTTGTGGTTCAGGTACGCATAGATGCCCGGCTGGCGGAAAGTGTAGATGGCCGCACCGGCCGAGCCTCCGCGGATGAACCAGGTTTCCAGCCCATGGGCCGGGGGATCGGAGAAGGCACCCTGTTCCCACACGAAGTCTCCATGTCCGCCGATCAGGTGCGGTCTGGAGTCCCGGTTGGCCTGGGAGTGGATGAAAAGGACGGTCTCGCCCACGCGCGCCTTCATGGCGCCGTCGCCGGTCAGTGCGCCGACGCGTCCGTTGAACACGACGTGGGATGGCGTGAGCGTACGCATGGTCTGGAGGGTATCGGCCATGGCCTCGATGGGGCCCTCGAAGGCCATGAACTTTCCGTCTGCATCTCGCGGTACGTAAAAGTCCTGCTCGCCGATGTAGTAAGCCTTGTCGTAGCGGATGGGCTTGCCGTTGCCGTCCTTGAGGCCGGTCCTGGGAAGCACCATGATGGCCCCGTTCATTCCCGAGACCACGTGGTATGGAATCATGGAGCCGCCCGGTGCGCAGTGATAAATGAACGTGCCCGGCTTGATTGCCTTCCATCGCAATACAACCTGCTCGCCGGGCTGAACGTGTGTCAGGGCGCCGCCGCCGAGAGCCCCGGTGGATGCGTGGAAGTCGATGTTGTGCGAGAGTTGGCTCTCGGCCGGATTCTTCAGGGTGAGCTCGATGTAGTCTCCCTCGTGACAGACGATCAGGGGCGCCGGAATCGAACCGTTGAAGGTGAGCGCGTGAATCGCGGTGCCGTCGGCGTCGATGACGCGCTTGGCCTCGTTAACCACAAGCTCGACCTCGACGATCCTGGGGCCTCCCGACGCGACCTGTGTGTGTTCCGGAACATAAGGTGGATCGACCAACTTCTGCCAGACTCGCGGTAGCCCGCGCGTGTCTGTCGGGACCTCGGTGGAGGCCGTCACCGCCCCCCGGGTCATGGCCGACATGGCGGCCAATGGGCCACTTGCCTGCAGGAAACGTCTTCTGCTCATTGAAGACATGAGACACTCCTCTCGGGTCGGCGTCGACCGATCAGTCCGTTGGATTTGATCGGGTCCTTCGTCTGTCGGGGGAGAGGCTCAGCCCGCGGGGCTCATTCCGATTCGAAGGGGCGATAGTTCCTAAAGAAGCTGACCCAGCGCAGGGAGGTCTTGCCGGTGGTTTGGAAATTGGGGAGTCCGCCGCCCTGGTTGGCCGCGGAGGCGCTCAGCCCACCGTCGCCCGTGGCATCGGTCTTGACGATGACATGCAGTTCGGCGGGCAGCCAGACCAGCTTGTCCACCAGCATCACTTCCTTGTAGCGGAGCACCAGTTCTTCATCGGTGATGGGGGCTTTCCGGGGCATGTCGGTGGATTTGGACTCCAGCCGGACCAGCAACTGGTTGTCCAGATCCACCCAGAAACGCCCGCGATAGCCAAAGGGCACCATCCCCTCATCCTTGACTTCTACGGGCCGCAGGGAGTATTCCCGGGGAATCCGAAAGGACACTTTTGCCGTGTTTCGTCCATGCTTTTTCTCCAGGCCCTGGAACTTGAAAGTCGCCCGGGACTGAGGTGTGAAGATTGCGGTCAATACGGGCCCGAATTCCCCCACGTCGCGGAAAAGAGGATACTGGCTGACCTGTTTGTAATGGGGTGACTGGTCGAAGTAGCTCACCTCGACCTCATAGATTCCCCTCTGGGTCCAGCCTCTCCGGCCAAATGCCTGGTAGGACCGGGTGCCTTGGTTGCAGACAAAATCCGGTAAGGAGTGGACGTATCTCAGCACCCTGTTTCTGACCGACTCCAGGAATCGCGGCCAGTTCTCGACCGTGGGCACGGTCCCAAGCGGCAGGAGATTCACATTGGGGGGCGGCGGAGGCGATTTCTCCGTGCCTTTGGGTTCAGCGGGGAGGATGCCGGGAGCTGCGGCCGGCTGGACGGTGGTCGTCCGTTTCCCTCCCAGCTCTTTTAGGACATTTACAATGGCCGCGTCGGCCTCCTGGGCTTCCAACTGCTTCAGAAAGGCGTCGGTGACCGTGAACCCGATCCCTCGTTCGCGAATCATCCCCACCGCCCGCTCGACGGTGATTCCGAACTTGGAAGCGGTCGCGATGGTGGTGACCTGTTCGGCCGTCAGAGGTGGTTTGGCTTCGGCGGTCCCGGCCAAGCCCGCCGAGAGCGTGAGAGTGAGCAGAACCAAAAGCCCAATCCTGAGGGGTGGATGAGTCATGGTTGTGTCGTTCCCATTACGAGATTTGGTTCCCAAGTATAGCATTGAACAGGCGGCCCTTCCCCCATTATAGGGCAGCCTCTGGCATCGAGCCAGCGCGCAGCCTGACAACAGGACGACTACCCTGTTTCACGGGGCCGTTGCCTGGGCTCGGTTCATCACCTATAATTCCCAAGTTCAGCGGACGGCCGCCGGCTGGGTACCGATCCGTTGACCCTCCCTCCTTCCGATCTCCCTCACAATTAAGGTCGGGCCGCAGTCTTCCCGCGCACCCAGCGCCATGGTGCCGGATTGCGTATGGCTGCGTCCCCGCGCCGGCGGGCGGCCCGCTGTCGCCGGCGATCGCCGGAGGTGAGGATGCTGTTTAAAACGCTGAGTGCAGCTGTTTTCGGGATCGATGCCTACGTGGTCGAGGTAGAGGTGGATGTTTCCCCCGGAAAGGCCAACTTCCTGACAGTAGGGCTGCCGGATGCGGCAGTCAAGGAGAGCAAGGAGCGGATCCGCTCGGCCGTCAAGAACTGCGGAATGGACTTTCCCTTCAGGAACATTACCGTGAACCTGGCTCCGGCCGGCATCAGGAAGGAGGGCTCGGCGTTCGATCTTCCCATGGCCATGGGCATTCTGGGAACGGTGGGAACGCTGCAGAGACAGGACCTCGGCGACTGGTTGTTTCTGGGGGAACTCTCCCTGGACGGAGGATTGCGTCCGGTCCGCGGGGCTCTGCCCATTGCCGTGGCCGCCCGGCAGAAGGGGATTCACCACCTGGTCCTGCCAGCGGAGAACGCCCGGGAAGCCGCGGTGGTCGCCGGCCTGTCGGTCTTCGGTCTGAAGAATCTGGTAGAAGTGGTGGATCTGGTCAACGGCGCCCGGGAGTTTCAGCCGAACGAGGTGGATCCCCGGCGTCTATTGGCCGCACAGCCCCGATCCCCGCTGGACTACCGGGACGTCAAGGGGCAGCTCACGGCCAAGCGGGCTCTGGAGGTGGCGACCGCCGGCGGGCACAACCTGATCATGATCGGTCCTCCCGGATCCGGAAAGACCATGCTGGCCAAGCGCATCCCCACCATCCTTCCGCCGCTTACTTTCGCAGAGGCGATTGAAACCACCAAGATCCACTCCGTCGGCGGCGTCCTCGCAAACGGCGCCGGGCTGATCAACCGGCGACCCTTTCGGGCTCCTCACCACACCATTTCCGATGCCGGGTTGATTGGCGGGGGAGCGCTGCCGAAACCGGGGGAGGTCAGCCTGGCCCACCACGGTGTCCTGTTCTTGGATGAGCTTCCCGAGTATGCCCGCAATGTCCTGGAGGTGTTGCGCCAGCCGCTGGAGGACGGCGAAGTGACTATCGCAAGGGCCGCCCTTTCGCTGACCTTTCCGTCGCGCTTCACCCTGGTGGGAGCCATGAATCCCTGTCCCTGTGGCTTCTACAACGATCCGGGCCGAGCCTGCTC
Proteins encoded in this region:
- a CDS encoding secondary thiamine-phosphate synthase enzyme YjbQ, encoding MKSYRKELWFEIPSRRAFVNITRQVESCLRESGIREGLVLVNAMHITASVFINDDEPGLHHDYEAWLEKTAPHEPVRQYRHNETGEDNADAHLKRQIMGREVVVAITNGRLDFGTWEQIFYGEFDGRRKKRVLVKILGE
- the pdxH gene encoding pyridoxamine 5'-phosphate oxidase, with the protein product MSIDEIRERYSRAGLSETDLNADPILQFEQWSQDATDAGVFEPGAACLATASRQGKPSARMVLLKGVEERGFIFFTNYGSPKARDLADNPRAALVLAWVELARQVRVSGSVERISREASARYFESRPAGSRLSAWASHQSQVIEDRRVLEERMQGFQARFGDGDIPLPPFWGGYCLSPDQIEFWQGRPDRLNDRLRYRRQAESQWVVERLEP
- a CDS encoding threonine aldolase family protein; the encoded protein is MPPIKIDLYSDTVTRPTAPMRKFMSEAEVGDEQKFEDPTVNLLQERVAELLGKEAGLYLPSGTMCNQIAFRIHCRPGDEVLLHRTAHPLISEAGGLAALSSAIPTGLEARRGVFSAEQVRAAIRPLNRYAPCTRVVSIEQTSNSGGGTPWPVQAIEEVATVAREHGLILHMDGARLFNAVVATGTPARDFAAPFDTVWVDFSKGLGAPVGAVLAGRRELIEEAWVWKQRLGGAMRQAGIIAAGALYALEHHIERLAEDHANAKVLAEGLADIPGVTLDPAEVETNLVFFEVSEPASVVLGRLLEQGVRVSQPGPHRLRAVTHLDISRQDVEEALQVARRCLA
- a CDS encoding carboxypeptidase regulatory-like domain-containing protein: MSKKGLIVAGMVVCLAAMPVLLVGQQQVGGLRVVLIDPSGGLIPGAEVEFRGSALIRPVFGLSDDQGLIVNNSLPPGTYTLTARCPGFQTAVKEEVVVRVGRSYSVEMALEVGRVESTIVVEGGGAAIDTFKSEAASIYTGEGLTNAAGGRDFTDYARFAPSVNFEALSGSVTYRGQRVHGISVDGSSGAENVFYVDGVDTTSMYNGLNNQKLRVETVEEFQLKTAGYEAEFGGAMGGVLSARTRSGSNEFHGSLLWYGSGSALTGRPRKRLRLDPTQSVDVAEYVLDPEDGDLTHEFGFTLGGPLWRDRVWFFGGLLSELRNRRRSVAFTSGEAGRFQRKDRLRSIPVKIDFQPAEKVRLMASAVADRLDWKGGLPHLDGTSNPAFQWAEEGFEYPGYTLTGAAMIALSPFLAVDARWGLNAIQTEQLLGPAQVRHRFPESPGLIGYSPDDALYRPRGFSTIGHGASFNTSQDFQKKSTVSLSGSYVTRGAGQHNLRFGWQFNGLAHDINDAYQFDYILHYYTRPYNMVNGTVRTSTCTGPNGDVYDPCGYYELRTPFGVVANAGTHRHALFVQDAWTVGGALTLNLGLRLEREEIPSFSDLPEFSSAVFRWNFPDKVAPRAGLAYDVLGNAKLKLFGSWGWFYDAMKLEMAQGSFGGFKWLSHYYLMDDSALDWTRIGGLSGQGNYPGTYVETRNWRIPSFEDLDPDLKPMRMTGTVAGFEYEAAPDHVISVRYSRKNLDQAIEDVGRQTPAGEAYYITNPGRGLSVERFVEVGLPPTPRPKRTYNAIEFRLRRALGHNWLADVAYVNSRLHGLYSGLGSSDENGRLSPNVNRDFDLWFLNYDSRGNLIDGPLGTDRTHQLKVHWTYVMPWDMEVGGFFSAMSGAPISRTVDLEHVDVMVNNRGSDGRNPAWTQTDLSLVQRFHPFSDETRSLEINLNVINLFNQGTPLRTFRSLFRQSLPLWQPGDPVSQVLDGYDYQAIAASQGATRDPRFLQHDRFLDPISARFGIRFVF
- the nirK gene encoding copper-containing nitrite reductase, which produces MTRGAVTASTEVPTDTRGLPRVWQKLVDPPYVPEHTQVASGGPRIVEVELVVNEAKRVIDADGTAIHALTFNGSIPAPLIVCHEGDYIELTLKNPAESQLSHNIDFHASTGALGGGALTHVQPGEQVVLRWKAIKPGTFIYHCAPGGSMIPYHVVSGMNGAIMVLPRTGLKDGNGKPIRYDKAYYIGEQDFYVPRDADGKFMAFEGPIEAMADTLQTMRTLTPSHVVFNGRVGALTGDGAMKARVGETVLFIHSQANRDSRPHLIGGHGDFVWEQGAFSDPPAHGLETWFIRGGSAGAAIYTFRQPGIYAYLNHNLIEAVELGALAHVNVQGEWNEDLMTQVAAPGPIDGGKATPSA
- a CDS encoding YifB family Mg chelatase-like AAA ATPase is translated as MLFKTLSAAVFGIDAYVVEVEVDVSPGKANFLTVGLPDAAVKESKERIRSAVKNCGMDFPFRNITVNLAPAGIRKEGSAFDLPMAMGILGTVGTLQRQDLGDWLFLGELSLDGGLRPVRGALPIAVAARQKGIHHLVLPAENAREAAVVAGLSVFGLKNLVEVVDLVNGAREFQPNEVDPRRLLAAQPRSPLDYRDVKGQLTAKRALEVATAGGHNLIMIGPPGSGKTMLAKRIPTILPPLTFAEAIETTKIHSVGGVLANGAGLINRRPFRAPHHTISDAGLIGGGALPKPGEVSLAHHGVLFLDELPEYARNVLEVLRQPLEDGEVTIARAALSLTFPSRFTLVGAMNPCPCGFYNDPGRACSCTPSLIQRYVARISGPLLDRIDIHIDVPPVAYAELSARTSGEPSQDIRGRVTRTREIQQQRFAEAGIYSNAQMTPRLIRRFCDIGVEAQRHLERAMTRMGFSARAYDRILKVARTVADLDQAEVIRPHHISEAIQYRNLDRNYWMGTSPAEQV